A genomic segment from Acidobacteriota bacterium encodes:
- a CDS encoding ClpXP protease specificity-enhancing factor SspB — translation MTTPRLDYPSMLQSAVRGVIRSALEEVAELGLPGEHHFFIQIRTDHPGVSLPTFLRERYPEEMTIALQHQFWGLMVDEEAFSVTLAFEGSRHSVTVPFEAVGEGDDGF, via the coding sequence ATGACCACACCACGCCTAGACTACCCTTCGATGCTCCAATCCGCGGTCCGCGGCGTCATCCGCTCCGCGTTAGAGGAAGTGGCCGAGCTGGGACTGCCCGGCGAGCACCACTTCTTCATTCAGATCCGCACCGACCACCCCGGAGTCTCTCTCCCGACCTTTCTCCGCGAGCGCTATCCGGAGGAGATGACCATCGCCCTGCAGCACCAATTCTGGGGCTTGATGGTGGACGAGGAAGCTTTTTCTGTCACCCTCGCCTTCGAGGGCTCCCGGCATAGCGTCACCGTTCCCTTCGAAGCCGTCGGCGAAGGCGACGACGGCTTCG